Proteins co-encoded in one Malus sylvestris chromosome 7, drMalSylv7.2, whole genome shotgun sequence genomic window:
- the LOC126629298 gene encoding protein MAEA homolog isoform X1, with translation MEMDSLPNGTAASPGPTLGPAPTAAGPPPSSKLSHLADSLKLEHQFLRVPFEYYKKTIRANHRVVEKEISAVINGVSEAADKNDMSSDDAVNHLSSLVSRLQGLKRKLEEGSKTEHLQAQRCRARLDHLESADVESLSEWNNTRVNRILVDYMLRMSYYDTAVKLAESRNIQDLVDIDVFQEAKKVIEALQNKDVGPALAWCAENKSRLKKSKSKFEFQLRLQEFIELVRAENNFIAITYARKYLAPWGTTHMKELQRVFVTVAYKSTTECATYKVLFEPKQWDYLVDQFKQEFCKLYGMTLEPLLNIYLQAGLSALKTPYCYDDDCTKEDPLSQEGFRKLALPLPYSKQHHSKLVCYITKELMDTENPPQVLPNGYVYSSKALEEMARKNDGKITCPRTGLICNYTDLVKAYIS, from the exons atGGAAATGGATTCCCTCCCCAACGGCACCGCCGCATCGCCGGGGCCGACCCTAGGTCCGGCCCCCACCGCCGCAGGCCCTCCTCCGTCCTCGAAACTGAGCCACCTCGCCGACTCCCTGAAGCTCGAGCACCAGTTCCTCAGAGTCCCATTCGAGTACTACAAGAAGACGATCCGCGCCAACCACCGCGTCGTCGAGAAGGAGATATCCGCCGTTATTAACGGCGTCTCCGAGGCCGCCGACAAGAACGACATGTCGTCTGACGACGCCGTTAATCATCTCAGCTCCCTTGTTTCCAGGCTGCAGGGGCTAAAACGAAAG TTGGAAGAGGGGAGTAAGACAGAGCACTTGCAGGCGCAGAGGTGCCGGGCTCGGCTTGATCATTTAGAATCGGCAGATGTGGAAAGTCTGTCTGAATGGAATAACACACGTGTGAATCGGATCTTGGTGGACTACATGTTGCGGATGTCTTATTATGACACCGCAGTGAAGCTGGCGGAAAGTAGAAATATTCAG GATCTTGTTGATATTGATGTATTCCAAGAAGCGAAAAAGGTTATTGAAGCCCTTCAGAATAAGGACGTGGGTCCTGCCCTAGCCTGGTGCGCCGAGAACAAGTCAAGGTTAAAGAAATCCAAG AGTAAATTTGAGTTTCAGCTGAGACTTCAAGAGTTTATAGAGTTGGTACGAGCTGAAAATAACTTCATAGCTATCACATATGCTCGGAAATATCTTGCACCCTGGGGAACTACTCATATGAAAGAATTGCAGCGGGTCTTTGTAACGGTAGCTTATAAGAGTACTACTGAATGTGCTACATACAAG GTGTTATTTGAGCCAAAGCAATGGGACTACCTGGTTGATCAATTTAAACAGGAATTCTGCAAGTTATATGGCATGACACTTGAGCCTTTGCTCAATATTTATCTGCAAGCAGGCCTTTCTGCTCTTAAAACCCC ATATTGTTACGATGATGATTGCACCAAGGAGGATCCACTATCGCAGGAGGGTTTCCGGAAACTAGCCCTGCCCTTACCTTATTCTAAGCAACATCACTCGAAGCTTGTTTGCTACATAACTAAGGAACTAATGGACACGGAGAACCCACCACAAGTCTTGCCCAATGGCTATGTCTACAGCTCTAAG GCTCTTGAAGAAATGGCAAGGAAGAATGATGGTAAGATTACTTGTCCAAGGACAGGCTTGATCTGCAATTACACAGATCTGGTGAAGGCATATATATCGTAA
- the LOC126629298 gene encoding protein MAEA homolog isoform X3 — MEMDSLPNGTAASPGPTLGPAPTAAGPPPSSKLSHLADSLKLEHQFLRVPFEYYKKTIRANHRVVEKEISAVINGVSEAADKNDMSSDDAVNHLSSLVSRLQGLKRKLEEGSKTEHLQAQRCRARLDHLESADVESLSEWNNTRVNRILVDYMLRMSYYDTAVKLAESRNIQSKFEFQLRLQEFIELVRAENNFIAITYARKYLAPWGTTHMKELQRVFVTVAYKSTTECATYKVLFEPKQWDYLVDQFKQEFCKLYGMTLEPLLNIYLQAGLSALKTPYCYDDDCTKEDPLSQEGFRKLALPLPYSKQHHSKLVCYITKELMDTENPPQVLPNGYVYSSKALEEMARKNDGKITCPRTGLICNYTDLVKAYIS, encoded by the exons atGGAAATGGATTCCCTCCCCAACGGCACCGCCGCATCGCCGGGGCCGACCCTAGGTCCGGCCCCCACCGCCGCAGGCCCTCCTCCGTCCTCGAAACTGAGCCACCTCGCCGACTCCCTGAAGCTCGAGCACCAGTTCCTCAGAGTCCCATTCGAGTACTACAAGAAGACGATCCGCGCCAACCACCGCGTCGTCGAGAAGGAGATATCCGCCGTTATTAACGGCGTCTCCGAGGCCGCCGACAAGAACGACATGTCGTCTGACGACGCCGTTAATCATCTCAGCTCCCTTGTTTCCAGGCTGCAGGGGCTAAAACGAAAG TTGGAAGAGGGGAGTAAGACAGAGCACTTGCAGGCGCAGAGGTGCCGGGCTCGGCTTGATCATTTAGAATCGGCAGATGTGGAAAGTCTGTCTGAATGGAATAACACACGTGTGAATCGGATCTTGGTGGACTACATGTTGCGGATGTCTTATTATGACACCGCAGTGAAGCTGGCGGAAAGTAGAAATATTCAG AGTAAATTTGAGTTTCAGCTGAGACTTCAAGAGTTTATAGAGTTGGTACGAGCTGAAAATAACTTCATAGCTATCACATATGCTCGGAAATATCTTGCACCCTGGGGAACTACTCATATGAAAGAATTGCAGCGGGTCTTTGTAACGGTAGCTTATAAGAGTACTACTGAATGTGCTACATACAAG GTGTTATTTGAGCCAAAGCAATGGGACTACCTGGTTGATCAATTTAAACAGGAATTCTGCAAGTTATATGGCATGACACTTGAGCCTTTGCTCAATATTTATCTGCAAGCAGGCCTTTCTGCTCTTAAAACCCC ATATTGTTACGATGATGATTGCACCAAGGAGGATCCACTATCGCAGGAGGGTTTCCGGAAACTAGCCCTGCCCTTACCTTATTCTAAGCAACATCACTCGAAGCTTGTTTGCTACATAACTAAGGAACTAATGGACACGGAGAACCCACCACAAGTCTTGCCCAATGGCTATGTCTACAGCTCTAAG GCTCTTGAAGAAATGGCAAGGAAGAATGATGGTAAGATTACTTGTCCAAGGACAGGCTTGATCTGCAATTACACAGATCTGGTGAAGGCATATATATCGTAA
- the LOC126629303 gene encoding probable cinnamyl alcohol dehydrogenase 9, with product MAKSPEEEHPQKAFGWAARDSSGILSPFRFSRRENADDDVTIKVLFCGVCHSDLHSAKNEWGFTNFPVVPGHEIVGVVTNTGNNVEKFKVGDRVGVGVIVGSCMKCGTCQEDLENYCPQVIYTYNSHYHDHDRTKTYGGYSDMIVVHHRYVLRFPDNLPPDAGAPLLCAGITAYSPMKYYGMTEPGKHLGVAGLGGLGHITVKIGKAFGLKVTVISSSPAKEDEAIKTLGADSFLLLSDHAKLKEAMGSMDYIIDTVSAVHALAPLIGLLKLNGKLVTVGLPDKPLELPIFPLVLGRKLVGGSDIGGMKETQEMLDFCAKHNITSDIELIRMDYINTAMERLAKSDVRYRFVIDVANSLT from the exons atggcaaaATCACCAGAAGAAGAACACCCACAGAAGGCTTTTGGGTGGGCTGCCAGAGACTCTTCTGGAATACTTTCACCATTTCGTTTCTCCAGAAG GGAAAATGCTGATGATGATGTAACAATCAAGGTCCTCTTCTGTGGGGTTTGCCATTCAGACTTACATTCTGCCAAGAACGAATGGGGTTTCACCAACTTCCCTGTTGTGCCGGG GCATGAAATTGTTGGTGTTGTGACCAATACTGGGAACAATGTGGAGAAATTCAAAGTAGGAGATCGTGTAGGAGTTGGGGTCATAGTGGGTTCCTGCATGAAATGTGGTACTTGCCAAGAGGACTTGGAGAATTATTGCCCTCAAGTAATATACACCTATAACTCACACTATCATGACCATGACCGAACAAAAACTTATGGTGGTTATTCTGATATGATTGTTGTTCACCATCGCTATGTGCTCCGCTTTCCTGATAACTTACCCCCTGATGCGGGTGCACCACTTTTATGTGCTGGGATCACTGCGTACAGTCCAATGAAATATTATGGAATGACCGAGCCCGGAAAGCATTTGGGTGTGGCGGGACTTGGCGGGCTTGGTCACATCACTGTGAAGATTGGTAAGGCATTTGGTTTGAAAGTGACTGTCATCAGTTCCTCCCCAGCAAAGGAGGATGAGGCAATTAAGACACTTGGGGCtgattcttttcttcttttaagtGACCATGCCAAATTGAAG GAAGCAATGGGTAGCATGGATTATATCATTGACACAGTGTCTGCAGTTCATGCCCTTGCTCCATTAATCGGTCTACTGAAGCTGAACGGGAAGCTGGTCACCGTGGGTTTGCCTGACAAGCCCCTGGAATTGCCTATCTTCCCTTTAGTTTTGG GGCGGAAGCTTGTAGGGGGAAGTGACATAGGAGGGATGAAAGAGACGCAGGAGATGCTTGACTTTTGTGCCAAGCACAACATAACCTCAGACATCGAGCTGATTCGAATGGATTACATTAATACAGCAATGGAACGACTTGCCAAATCGGATGTCAGGTATCGGTTTGTGATCGATGTGGCAAACTCCCTGACTTAG
- the LOC126629298 gene encoding protein MAEA homolog isoform X2, producing MEMDSLPNGTAASPGPTLGPAPTAAGPPPSSKLSHLADSLKLEHQFLRVPFEYYKKTIRANHRVVEKEISAVINGVSEAADKNDMSSDDAVNHLSSLVSRLQGLKRKLEEGSKTEHLQAQRCRARLDHLESADVESLSEWNNTRVNRILVDYMLRMSYYDTAVKLAESRNIQDLVDIDVFQEAKKVIEALQNKDVGPALAWCAENKSRLKKSKSKFEFQLRLQEFIELVRAENNFIAITYARKYLAPWGTTHMKELQRVFVTVAYKSTTECATYKVLFEPKQWDYLVDQFKQEFCKLYGMTLEPLLNIYLQAGLSALKTPYCYDDDCTKEDPLSQEGFRKLALPLPYSKQHHSKLVCYITKELIHGHREPTTSLAQWLCLQL from the exons atGGAAATGGATTCCCTCCCCAACGGCACCGCCGCATCGCCGGGGCCGACCCTAGGTCCGGCCCCCACCGCCGCAGGCCCTCCTCCGTCCTCGAAACTGAGCCACCTCGCCGACTCCCTGAAGCTCGAGCACCAGTTCCTCAGAGTCCCATTCGAGTACTACAAGAAGACGATCCGCGCCAACCACCGCGTCGTCGAGAAGGAGATATCCGCCGTTATTAACGGCGTCTCCGAGGCCGCCGACAAGAACGACATGTCGTCTGACGACGCCGTTAATCATCTCAGCTCCCTTGTTTCCAGGCTGCAGGGGCTAAAACGAAAG TTGGAAGAGGGGAGTAAGACAGAGCACTTGCAGGCGCAGAGGTGCCGGGCTCGGCTTGATCATTTAGAATCGGCAGATGTGGAAAGTCTGTCTGAATGGAATAACACACGTGTGAATCGGATCTTGGTGGACTACATGTTGCGGATGTCTTATTATGACACCGCAGTGAAGCTGGCGGAAAGTAGAAATATTCAG GATCTTGTTGATATTGATGTATTCCAAGAAGCGAAAAAGGTTATTGAAGCCCTTCAGAATAAGGACGTGGGTCCTGCCCTAGCCTGGTGCGCCGAGAACAAGTCAAGGTTAAAGAAATCCAAG AGTAAATTTGAGTTTCAGCTGAGACTTCAAGAGTTTATAGAGTTGGTACGAGCTGAAAATAACTTCATAGCTATCACATATGCTCGGAAATATCTTGCACCCTGGGGAACTACTCATATGAAAGAATTGCAGCGGGTCTTTGTAACGGTAGCTTATAAGAGTACTACTGAATGTGCTACATACAAG GTGTTATTTGAGCCAAAGCAATGGGACTACCTGGTTGATCAATTTAAACAGGAATTCTGCAAGTTATATGGCATGACACTTGAGCCTTTGCTCAATATTTATCTGCAAGCAGGCCTTTCTGCTCTTAAAACCCC ATATTGTTACGATGATGATTGCACCAAGGAGGATCCACTATCGCAGGAGGGTTTCCGGAAACTAGCCCTGCCCTTAC